The following proteins come from a genomic window of Desulfobacterales bacterium:
- the vorB gene encoding 3-methyl-2-oxobutanoate dehydrogenase subunit VorB, protein MGKVLMKGNEAIGEAAIRAGCMNYFAYPITPQSEVAEYLSRRLPEEGGTFLQGESEVAVSYMIFGAAACGERVFTTSSSPGVSLMSEGISYITAAQCPAVFVNIMRGGPGLGGILPSQADYNQSVKGGGHGDYKLLVMAPASVQEAVEMMMSAFALAEKYRNPVMILGDGLIGQMMEPVEFPDALKAKPSNKDDWATNGMATRNSNERNLVKTLYLDPEELNAHNLMLRAKYEQMEQEEIRYEAYNVDEDYHLLVVSYGTMSRVCRTAIDNLKEQGIEIGMIRPQTLFPFPKTAIYDAAGKKSCRAVLCVEMCMGQMVEDVERSVSGQRPVHWYGKCGGEVPTPEEVMEEIRKLAE, encoded by the coding sequence ATGGGAAAAGTGTTAATGAAAGGCAATGAGGCCATTGGAGAGGCCGCTATCCGGGCCGGCTGTATGAATTACTTTGCCTATCCAATCACACCTCAATCTGAAGTTGCTGAATATCTTTCGCGCCGTTTGCCCGAGGAGGGCGGCACATTTTTGCAGGGTGAAAGCGAGGTGGCGGTATCCTACATGATTTTTGGAGCTGCTGCCTGCGGCGAGCGCGTTTTCACGACGTCTTCCAGCCCCGGTGTTAGCCTTATGAGTGAAGGCATCAGCTACATCACAGCTGCTCAGTGTCCGGCGGTCTTTGTCAATATCATGCGCGGTGGTCCGGGATTGGGCGGCATTTTGCCTTCCCAAGCCGATTACAACCAATCGGTTAAAGGCGGTGGGCATGGTGATTACAAACTGCTTGTCATGGCGCCGGCCAGCGTCCAGGAAGCAGTCGAAATGATGATGAGCGCATTTGCCCTGGCTGAAAAATATCGCAACCCGGTAATGATTCTGGGAGACGGCCTCATCGGCCAGATGATGGAACCGGTCGAATTTCCCGACGCGCTGAAAGCCAAACCGTCCAACAAAGATGATTGGGCCACCAACGGAATGGCTACTCGCAACAGCAATGAGCGCAACCTTGTAAAAACCCTCTATCTGGATCCAGAGGAGCTCAATGCGCACAATTTGATGCTACGCGCAAAATACGAGCAAATGGAGCAGGAAGAAATACGCTATGAAGCGTACAATGTCGATGAAGATTACCATCTGCTGGTTGTCAGTTACGGCACCATGAGTCGTGTTTGTCGTACCGCAATTGATAATTTGAAAGAACAGGGTATTGAAATCGGTATGATTCGACCCCAGACGCTTTTTCCATTTCCCAAAACTGCCATTTACGACGCAGCCGGTAAGAAAAGCTGCCGAGCGGTGCTGTGCGTTGAAATGTGCATGGGGCAAATGGTGGAAGATGTCGAGCGCAGTGTTTCCGGTCAGCGGCCGGTGCATTGGTACGGCAAATGTGGCGGTGAGGTTCCCACACCCGAGGAGGTAATGGAGGAGATTCGTAAATTGGCCGAGTAG
- a CDS encoding thiamine pyrophosphate-dependent enzyme, producing the protein MGKTFQKPEALAETITHYCPGCTHGVAHRLVAEVIDELGVRGKTVGIAPVGCAVLMYNYFTFDFQEAAHGRAPAMATGIKRVRPDLVVFTYQGDGDLASIGMSEIVHAANRGEKFTVIFINNAVYGMTGGQMAPTTMPDQRTTTSPFGRKVLDTGMPVKMAEMLAALQTPAFITRQTLLNPKYINKAKKAIKQAFTYQIENTCFSFVELVSTCPTNWGMTPLDAIKWAEEMMLPYYALGVFKTPEESDAA; encoded by the coding sequence ATGGGAAAAACATTTCAGAAACCCGAGGCCCTGGCCGAGACGATTACCCACTATTGCCCGGGGTGCACCCATGGAGTTGCTCACCGGCTTGTGGCAGAAGTCATCGACGAGCTCGGTGTTCGCGGCAAGACCGTTGGTATCGCTCCGGTGGGCTGCGCTGTGTTGATGTATAATTATTTCACCTTTGATTTTCAGGAAGCGGCTCATGGGCGCGCACCAGCGATGGCAACCGGTATCAAGCGCGTGCGACCGGATCTGGTTGTTTTTACCTATCAGGGAGACGGTGATTTGGCGAGTATCGGAATGAGTGAGATTGTGCATGCCGCCAATCGCGGCGAAAAATTTACGGTGATCTTTATCAACAACGCAGTTTATGGGATGACCGGCGGTCAGATGGCCCCGACCACAATGCCTGATCAGCGGACAACGACCTCACCCTTTGGTCGCAAAGTTTTGGATACCGGCATGCCGGTAAAGATGGCCGAAATGCTGGCGGCGCTTCAAACGCCAGCCTTCATTACCCGCCAGACACTGTTGAATCCCAAATATATCAACAAAGCCAAAAAAGCGATTAAACAGGCGTTTACATATCAAATTGAAAACACCTGTTTTAGTTTTGTCGAATTGGTGAGCACCTGCCCGACCAACTGGGGCATGACCCCGCTGGATGCCATTAAATGGGCTGAAGAGATGATGCTTCCGTATTATGCGCTGGGTGTGTTTAAAACGCCTGAAGAAAGCGACGCGGCCTAA
- a CDS encoding 2-oxoacid:acceptor oxidoreductase family protein has product MQNEVQFAGFGGQGIMLMGQILAEAAMQQGYEVVWIPSYGPEMRGGTAYCTVVTSDRPIGSPIIRYPKHLVAMNRPSLEKFAPAVKAGGTIFINSSMISIEAGRDDVNVIKVPIIEIAKELGNVKTANIVALAAFVSRSQVVDFDLLRDSVKAKFARKEKLIPLNMKALDAGKEAAMVT; this is encoded by the coding sequence ATGCAAAATGAAGTTCAATTTGCCGGGTTCGGCGGCCAGGGCATTATGCTAATGGGCCAGATTCTGGCTGAAGCCGCCATGCAGCAGGGCTATGAAGTCGTTTGGATTCCGTCCTATGGTCCCGAAATGCGAGGCGGCACTGCCTATTGTACGGTAGTCACCAGTGATCGACCGATTGGATCACCGATCATTCGGTATCCCAAGCATCTGGTGGCGATGAATCGGCCTTCGCTTGAAAAGTTTGCTCCGGCTGTGAAAGCCGGTGGTACAATTTTCATTAACAGCTCCATGATATCCATTGAGGCCGGCAGGGATGATGTGAATGTTATCAAGGTTCCGATTATAGAAATCGCCAAAGAGCTGGGAAATGTCAAAACCGCCAATATCGTCGCCCTGGCGGCATTTGTCAGTCGCAGTCAGGTGGTCGATTTTGACCTGTTGCGGGATTCGGTAAAAGCCAAATTTGCCAGAAAAGAAAAACTGATACCGCTTAACATGAAGGCGCTTGACGCGGGCAAAGAAGCTGCCATGGTAACTTAA
- the hisC gene encoding histidinol-phosphate transaminase, whose translation MKLNIPDYIYKIKPYVPGKPIEAVQREYGIEKSIKLASNENPLGPSPMAVEAIQRALKDLNRYPDAGGLDLTRAIAEKHHIDPGHIVLGNGSDDIIALLASVLLRPSDEVILPQPSFLFYEIALRSMGARPVWVPLQSFNTDLAGMLEKVSSKTRIIFLNVPHNPAGSIITRSDFENFIAKIPPQVVTVLDEAYIEFVKDTDCANSFHYVNSDKAIVGMRTFSKAYGLAGLRVGYGVMPLDLAEILHRVRQPFNVNMLAQAAATAALRDDDFLHKTLELVHTELDFIYKALDDLNVPYIRSQANFLMINVSGSGQTADEVFKKLLPLGVIVRPMTSYQYPQHIRVNVGKHEENVRFLEALQQVL comes from the coding sequence ATGAAGCTTAACATTCCCGATTACATATATAAGATCAAACCTTACGTACCCGGTAAACCGATCGAGGCTGTACAGCGAGAATATGGCATTGAAAAATCGATTAAACTGGCCTCAAATGAAAACCCTCTGGGGCCTTCTCCTATGGCTGTTGAGGCGATCCAGCGGGCCCTGAAAGATTTGAATCGCTATCCAGATGCCGGTGGTCTGGATTTGACGCGGGCGATCGCTGAAAAGCATCATATCGATCCTGGACATATTGTACTGGGAAACGGATCTGATGATATTATCGCGTTGTTGGCGAGCGTGTTGTTACGACCCTCCGATGAGGTGATTTTACCGCAGCCGTCTTTCCTATTTTACGAAATTGCGCTTCGCAGCATGGGCGCACGGCCGGTGTGGGTACCGTTGCAGTCGTTTAACACCGATTTGGCGGGGATGCTGGAAAAAGTCAGTTCCAAAACCCGAATCATTTTTTTGAATGTTCCCCACAATCCCGCCGGTAGCATCATCACCCGATCCGATTTTGAAAATTTTATTGCTAAAATACCACCGCAGGTTGTTACCGTGCTGGATGAAGCCTATATTGAGTTTGTCAAAGATACCGACTGTGCCAACAGTTTTCACTATGTCAACAGCGACAAAGCCATTGTCGGCATGCGCACGTTTTCAAAGGCGTATGGGCTGGCAGGGCTTCGCGTGGGATATGGCGTCATGCCCCTGGATTTGGCCGAAATCCTCCATCGGGTCAGACAGCCGTTTAACGTCAATATGCTCGCTCAGGCGGCCGCAACAGCAGCCTTGCGAGATGACGATTTCCTACATAAGACCCTTGAACTGGTGCATACGGAACTCGACTTTATTTATAAGGCCCTTGACGATCTTAACGTGCCCTATATTCGGTCCCAAGCGAACTTTCTTATGATCAATGTCAGCGGCAGCGGCCAAACGGCGGATGAAGTCTTCAAAAAACTGCTGCCGCTGGGTGTTATCGTGCGACCGATGACATCCTACCAATACCCGCAGCACATACGGGTCAATGTTGGAAAGCACGAAGAAAATGTTCGATTTTTAGAGGCGCTCCAACAGGTGCTTTAA
- the cmk gene encoding (d)CMP kinase, with amino-acid sequence MKKLLITIDGPAGAGKTSVSRALAERLGYQYIDTGALYRGVAYEVRNQDIDPENESELAALCNRLQLAFKKKSSQLRLYSDDVDISDQIRTPEISMLASAVSAKSVVREYLLDVQRAIGRQKAAVFEGRDMGTVVFPAADVKFFLDASSQTRAQRRYDELKSESSQTLKQVEKDMQHRDNNDRSRSLAPLKPADDAILIDSTDLTLREVVDTMMAHIARLTG; translated from the coding sequence ATGAAGAAGCTTTTAATTACAATAGATGGCCCGGCTGGTGCCGGAAAAACAAGTGTTAGCCGCGCTTTGGCGGAACGGCTGGGATATCAGTATATTGATACCGGTGCGCTTTATCGGGGCGTTGCCTATGAAGTCAGAAATCAGGATATTGATCCTGAAAATGAATCTGAACTAGCGGCGCTCTGCAACCGGCTGCAGCTTGCTTTTAAAAAAAAGTCGAGTCAACTGCGGCTTTATTCCGATGATGTTGATATTTCCGATCAGATTCGGACACCCGAGATCAGTATGCTGGCATCAGCCGTATCAGCAAAATCAGTGGTCCGGGAGTACCTTCTGGACGTTCAAAGGGCGATCGGCCGTCAGAAAGCGGCGGTTTTTGAAGGCCGCGACATGGGAACCGTTGTCTTTCCGGCCGCGGATGTGAAATTTTTTCTGGATGCGTCTTCTCAGACACGCGCCCAGCGACGATATGACGAGCTTAAATCCGAAAGCAGCCAAACGCTAAAACAGGTTGAGAAAGACATGCAGCATCGGGATAACAATGATCGCTCACGCAGCTTAGCGCCGCTCAAGCCGGCTGATGATGCAATCTTAATTGATTCCACAGACTTAACCTTACGGGAAGTTGTGGACACAATGATGGCGCACATTGCCCGATTAACGGGATAG
- a CDS encoding 30S ribosomal protein S1 codes for MTDETNKDETQNEEQAELTADGADEQPDTGDQPQAQAQNEDESLKGASEDNSTEPVESMASVMDMYEESFKRFAEGEVVTGRIISIDKDHVLIDIGYKSEGQVRIEEFLDEKGEVTAKIGDSIEVMVEWWDDEDERVLLSKDKAANIKVWEAIKTSYDEEGTVKGTITNRVKGGFSVDIGVPAFLPGSQADLRPIRNLDEMVGKEFDFKILKYNRKRSNIVLSRRAILEKELEKKRSATLATIAEGKVVEGTVKNITEYGVFVDLGGLDGLLHITDISWGRVKHPSELFSIGDPITVKILNLDLDNERVSLGMKQLNEDPWMTAAEKYAVSSRVTGKVVSLTDYGAFVELEEGIEGLIHVSEMSWTRKIRHPSKVVSVGELVEAVVLDIKPDSRRISLGMKQVVPNPWDVISEKYPIGTTIEGKIKNITDFGLFIGIDEGIDGLVHISDISWTKRIKHPSELFQKGDVVQAIVLDIEKDNERFSLGIKQLQADPWASVAERYEVGKEITGTITNLTDFGIFVELEEGIEGLVHVSEISKEKIKTPMEKFKIGDVITARVMNINSDERRIGLSIKRMEIEDEQNLLSEYVNNMGPATSSFGEILRENLQEKLNED; via the coding sequence ATGACTGACGAAACGAACAAGGATGAAACCCAAAATGAAGAGCAAGCTGAGTTAACCGCTGACGGCGCAGATGAACAACCGGATACCGGTGATCAACCACAAGCGCAAGCGCAAAATGAAGACGAATCATTGAAGGGCGCATCCGAAGACAACTCAACAGAGCCGGTGGAAAGCATGGCAAGCGTGATGGACATGTACGAAGAAAGCTTCAAACGTTTTGCCGAAGGTGAAGTGGTCACCGGTCGCATTATCTCGATTGACAAAGATCATGTTCTGATCGATATCGGTTACAAATCTGAAGGTCAGGTAAGGATCGAAGAATTTTTAGATGAGAAAGGCGAAGTCACCGCAAAGATCGGCGATTCCATCGAAGTTATGGTTGAATGGTGGGACGATGAGGATGAGCGCGTCCTGCTGTCTAAAGATAAGGCCGCCAATATAAAAGTCTGGGAAGCAATCAAAACATCTTACGACGAAGAAGGCACCGTCAAAGGCACGATTACCAACCGTGTTAAAGGCGGATTTTCCGTCGACATTGGTGTTCCGGCCTTTTTGCCCGGTTCTCAGGCGGACCTGCGACCGATTCGAAATCTGGATGAGATGGTTGGCAAGGAATTTGATTTTAAAATTCTAAAATACAACCGTAAGCGCAGCAATATTGTTCTGTCGCGACGGGCCATATTGGAAAAAGAGCTGGAGAAAAAGCGCTCGGCAACACTGGCAACTATTGCCGAAGGCAAAGTCGTTGAGGGCACCGTTAAAAATATCACTGAATATGGCGTGTTTGTGGATCTGGGCGGCCTGGACGGCCTGCTTCACATAACCGATATTTCTTGGGGTCGGGTGAAACATCCCTCCGAGCTTTTTTCAATTGGTGACCCCATAACGGTTAAAATTCTCAATCTCGACCTGGATAATGAAAGGGTCTCATTGGGGATGAAACAACTCAATGAAGACCCATGGATGACCGCTGCCGAAAAATATGCAGTCAGCTCGCGCGTGACCGGAAAAGTGGTAAGCCTCACAGATTACGGTGCATTTGTCGAACTTGAAGAAGGCATCGAAGGCCTGATTCATGTTTCCGAGATGTCATGGACCCGTAAAATCAGGCATCCGTCCAAAGTTGTTTCCGTCGGAGAATTGGTGGAAGCTGTTGTGTTGGATATTAAACCCGATAGCCGTCGGATTTCCTTGGGCATGAAACAGGTTGTACCCAATCCTTGGGATGTAATCAGTGAAAAATACCCGATCGGCACAACCATTGAAGGTAAAATTAAGAACATTACCGATTTCGGCTTGTTCATCGGTATCGATGAAGGTATTGATGGATTGGTTCATATCTCGGATATTTCCTGGACCAAAAGAATCAAGCATCCCTCGGAACTGTTTCAAAAAGGGGATGTTGTCCAGGCCATCGTGCTGGATATCGAAAAAGACAACGAGCGGTTTTCTCTGGGCATAAAACAGTTGCAGGCTGATCCCTGGGCGAGCGTTGCCGAAAGGTATGAGGTCGGTAAAGAGATCACCGGAACTATCACCAACCTGACGGATTTCGGTATATTTGTTGAGCTTGAAGAAGGCATCGAAGGGCTGGTTCATGTATCGGAAATCAGCAAGGAAAAGATAAAAACGCCTATGGAAAAGTTTAAAATTGGTGATGTCATCACTGCGCGGGTGATGAATATCAACAGCGATGAGAGGCGCATCGGTCTGTCGATTAAACGGATGGAAATCGAAGACGAGCAAAACCTGCTCAGCGAATATGTTAACAATATGGGACCGGCCACTTCCAGCTTTGGCGAGATTTTGCGCGAAAATTTGCAGGAAAAGCTGAACGAAGACTAA